Proteins encoded in a region of the Triticum dicoccoides isolate Atlit2015 ecotype Zavitan chromosome 3A, WEW_v2.0, whole genome shotgun sequence genome:
- the LOC119272804 gene encoding LOW QUALITY PROTEIN: peptidyl-prolyl cis-trans isomerase FKBP15-1-like (The sequence of the model RefSeq protein was modified relative to this genomic sequence to represent the inferred CDS: deleted 1 base in 1 codon; substituted 1 base at 1 genomic stop codon), producing MTLFFFGSSSFQYKPESCTLQAHKGDKIKVHYRGTLTDGSLFDSSYDRGDPFEFTLGNGQVIKGWDQGLRVGEKRKXDLRIPAKMGYGERGSPPKIPGGATLVFDTELIAVNGKTSAGAAAESDDSEL from the exons ATGACACTGTTTTTCTTTGGCTCGTCCTCTTTCCAGTACAAGCCTGAATCATGTACGCTACAAGCTCACAAAGGCGACAAGATTAAAGTGCATTATCGT GGGACACTCACTGATGGATCATTATTTGATTCTAGCTACGACAGAGGTGATCCCTTCGAATTTACTCTTGGGAACGGCCAGGTGATAAAAG GTTGGGACCAAGGTTTACGTGTCGGCGAAAAGCGAAAG TAAGACCTAAGAATACCCGCAAAGATGGGTTACGGCGAGCGAGGCTCCCCACCAAAGATTCCAG GCGGTGCAACTCTTGTTTTCGACACGGAGCTCATCGCCGTGAATGGGAAGACGTCTGCTGGCGCCGCCGCGGAGAGCGACGACAGCGAGCTTTGA